One Paenibacillus sp. SYP-B4298 genomic window, ACAAGGATGATCCCGAATTCAATGAGGAATTCCGTTATTACGCTCGCGAATATATCGGACGGGAAAATCCCCTGACCTATGCACGCCAGTTGACCGCCAAGTGGGGAGGCGCCAAGGTCTATCTGAAGCGCGAGGATCTGAACCATACCGGCTCGCATAAAATTAACAACGTGGTCGGCCAGATTCTGCTGGCGAAGCGTATGGGCGCCAAGCGCGTCATTGCCGAGACCGGAGCCGGTCAGCATGGCGTCGCCACAGCAACCGCCTGCGCGATGTTCAATATGGAATGCGTCATCTATATGGGAGCAGAGGACACCCGCCGCCAGGCGCTCAATGTGTTCCGTATGGAGCTGCTGGGGGCGAAGGTCGTGCCGGTAGCCAAGGGCCAGGGTCGATTGAAGGATGCGGTGGATGAGGCGTTTGCCGATCTCGTGCAGAACTATAAGCACACCTTCTATCTGCTCGGCTCTGCGGTTGGCCCTCACCCGTTCCCGACGATGGTCAGACACTTCCAATCGATCATCAGCGAGGAATCCAAGCGGCAGATTATAGAGAAGGAGGGCCGCCTGCCGGATGCGGTCATCGCCTGTGTTGGCGGCGGCAGCAATGCGATCGGCGCCTTCGCTCACTATATGGACGAGCCGTCGGTGCGGCTGATCGGCGTGGAGCCAGACAAGGCGCCTACGCTCACACAGGGCGTACCAGGAGAGCTTCACGGGTTCCGCTGTCTTGTCCTGCTCGACGAGCAAGGCAATCCGCAGCCGACCTATTCCATCGCGCCTGGACTCGATTACCCTGGTGTGGGGCCAGAGCATAGCCAGTTGAAGCTGTCGGGACGGGCCGAGTATGCCGCTGTCTCCAACGAGGAGGTACTGGAGGCCTTCCAGGAGCTGTCGCAGACGGAGGGCATTATTCCAGCACTGGAGAGCTCACACGCGCTGGCGTATGCCAGAAAGCTCGCTCCTTCAATGGGTAAGGATCAGATCATAATTATTAACCTGTCCGGTCGCGGCGACAAGGATGTGGAGGAAGTATTCCGCATGCTGCGCGGATAGTCGCTTCCAGCTTCATGCAGCAGCGTCTGCCGCATGATCCCACGCAACATCGAAGAGGCTGCGCCGCTGGCTTACATGCCAGACGGCGCAGCCTCTCTGTCTGTGCAGGAGCGCCTCGATTAATGCGGGTAAGTATGAACGATGCCCATATCATAAGGCAGGCCATACTTACTGTCTGCCCGCGCAACTGCAAGCGTATCGCCCGCTTCATCCCAGCCGAGCGGCAACCCCGGACCGTAAGCGGCGAGCTGGCGTTCTGTGACGTCATACATCCATAGCCAGCCATTCTCTGTCTGCAATGCGATATATGAACCCTGCGATTGCGCGACAAGCCTCGCTACCCCTAATCCTTCGGGCAGTTGGCTCCTGATCTGCTTGTAGATGTCCTCGGATACCGCCCCTTCCATCGCTCGGGCTTCCTTGCTGCGGACATCAATTATGGACGCACCATAGTTCTCACGCATATCCAGTACTGCAATTTCCGTTGCACTGATCCATGACATCGAATACGGGAAAATAAATCCATCGCTTTTATTCATATAGGCTGCCTCTTCATGCTTATACAGCTCCTTCCCTGCCTGATCCAGCACCAGCAGATCCGCTGCAGCGCCAACAAAATCATCGGATGACTGCAGTACGGCTACCCTCTTGCCATCCGGCGATGAAGCTACAGCAAAGATCGGCTTCTTGAATGTATGCAGCTTAACGACCTTACTTGTATCCATGTTGACCCGGTAGAGCGTCCGATTGCCATACACAGCATAGGTTGTGTTTCCTACATGCCTGTCAGAGAACAACACGTCGACGCCATACTCATTGCCATACGCACCGGCATTATTCGGCCTGTCGATGCGGATGCGTCGCTGCTCTTTGTGCTTGTTCACTCGTGTCTGGCTGCCATCAGCATGGTAGAACAGCCACTCCCCAGACTTGCCTGCACGGTCATACACGGGCTGCACCAGCAGCGTATCCTGCATGCCAATGCTGTCTTCATGCTGCCGTGACGGTGTGATCCAGCTCAGACGGTTCATTAGTCTTGACGTCCCGAGCGCAGCCTCGACAGCAGGGAGTTGATTCGCGTTAGCGAACCGTTCTCCCTCTGCTGTAAGCAGGCCCCCGAAGTGCAGCAGCACTGGCTGTGCAGGCGGCTCGGCGAACCGAATGAGGACACGCTGCGGATCTGTCCAGGCCAGCTCATACTCTGGCTGCATATGGCCGAGCCAGGCGGTCTGCCCGAGCGAGAGCTTCACCGCGGCAGCCACCGAATCCACCTGCAGTGGCCGATTCGCATAGACGCTGACGCCCTGCTCATCCAGATGGGGCTCGACCCGGAGCAACGCCTCATCTCCACTCCCCCCCAGCAATACATCCAGCCAAGCCGTCGGCAGCGCCAGCGCTGGAGTGGCCTTCGCTTCGCCAGCTTCCTCTATCTCCTGCAGCAGCGCCGCGGCATCGATTCGAGCGGTTGAGCGCAGATCGCTGAGCCTATAATACTGAGACTCCCCTGCCGACAGGATACGAAGCCGGTAGTCCGTACCCATACCCGCCTCATCGGTTAACAGCCCATGCGCCCCCTCCTGAACGGCTGGCGCCTCGTGTATCCCCGCGATAACGACTGCGAGCTTCTGCGGATCGGATAAAGTGAATTGCCACGACGCGCTAGGCATGTCCAGCATCACCTCAATCGCTTCGATCTGCGGCTCCTTCGGCGCCTGCGGATCGGGCGGCGTCGGCTCCACGTTCAACGTTTCTGCCACGCCGTTCGCGTTCGTGCAGCCAGCCAGGAGAAGCAGGACCATCGCCAGGACAGCGAGCAGAGCCGATCTTTCAGGCCATTGCCGTCCTCTGTTTCTCTCGGGTACGGATTTCATTGTCATTAGGCTTGAACCTCCCCAATTCCACATACTGTTCGGACTTTGTTTCCAGCTTATCCATATTCTCTATATTAACGGGATGAATGTCCATAATGTTACATGAGATATATAATTATATACGCCGATGTCCTAACGGGAAACAAATCATCATTCGCTCAAAAGTACACATCGGCTATTAGCGATTTCATGTATACAGGCTTACCTATCAAAATACGACAGCAATCTTTTCAAAAAATCATGCGAAATAACGCATATTTTATTAAATTTTGTCCAATTTTAAAATTATGTTTGCAGTTCAGACGAAATAGGAATAAAATGAACATAAATGTGATCAAGCCATTCTAATTCTATCCCTATTGTGAAATTTATCACAATTCATGGTGAAATGACGTGCAAGCGCCAGTTCGCTCGCACCGATAACAGAATGAGGATGGTTCATTCAAGCATGGGAGGCTGTTTTTTTATGTCGGAAACGTTAACGCAACAACCGGTAAATGAAGCTTCTGCAGGCGCCGCTCGCACGGAGCTGGACGTACTGGACCAGTTGATGAAGCCAGAGGTTCAGAAGTCCCTTACAGAGCTGGTAGAGCATCTGCCTAAGCTCGCAGAGATGGTCACCATCATGACCAAAGCTTATGACATTGCCCAGACAGTAGCTACAGACAAGGTGCTGATCGGCGACTTCAAGAATGGATTGGGCGAGTTTGTACAGCCGATCGCGGACAAAGCCAAGGGCATCGCGGCTGTTGCTGTTGAAGCAGGCGACCGTGCACAGGCAGAGCAAACAACTGTTGGCCTGTTCGGACTGCTCAAAATGCTGAAGGACCCGAATGTCCAAAATACGTTGCGCTATGCACAGGCGTTCCTGGCTGTACTGGGCGAGCGTCAGCAACAACGTTAATCGGAATATTGAACCAACACTTGAACGGAGGATAAGTATGTCGAAGCATATCGTAATTTTAGGCGGGGGCTACGGCGGGCTCCTGACTGCGCTGACTGCCCGTAAGCATCTCTCGGAGCAGGAAGCACAGATTACCGTCATCAATAAAATTCCTTCCCACCAGATCGTGACCGAGCTGCACCGTCTGGCTGTAGGCGGACTGGATGAGCGCAATGTCGCCCTGCCGCTGAACAAGCTGCTGAAAGGCAAGTCCATCAACCTGGTCATTGATACGGTTCAGAGCATCGATCTGAAGAGCAAGCAGGTTCGTCTGGCTGGCGGCAGCACAACGTCCTATGACAATCTGGTTATCGCCCTTGGCAGCGAGACCGCATTCTTCGGCATCCCTGGCCTGCAGGAGTATAGCCTGACCCTGAAGTCGGTCGAGGACGCGAATCGTGTCCGCGCTCATGTCGAGGCTCGAATCGATGCCTATGCAGCCTCCAAGAACCCTGCCGACGCTAACATCGTTATCGGTGGCGGCGGTCTGTCCGGCATCGAGCTGATCGGCGAGCTGGTTGACAAGCTGCCTAAGGTATGCGCGGAAAAAGGCGTGGATTTCAATGAGATCAGCCTGTACTGTGTTGAAGCAGCGCCTTCCATTCTCGCTGGCTTCGCCCCTGACCTGGTCGAGCGTGCGAAGGAAAGCCTGGAGAAGCGTGGCGTGAAGTTCCTGATCGGAATCGCTGTAACTGAAGTTCAAGGCAGCAAGGTGTTGCTCAAGGACGGCTCCTCCATCGAGACGAATACACTCGTATGGACTGGCGGCGTTACAGGCAATCCGCTCGTGGCTGAATCGGGCGTTGAAGTGAACCGTGGACGGGCAACGGTCAATGAGTTCCTGCAATCCACCTCCCATCCTGAGGTCTATCTGGCAGGCGACAGCGCGGTTGTATTCGGACCAGAGGGACGTCCATATCCGCCAAGCGCACAAGTGGCGTGGCAGATGGGTGAAGCAGTCGGCTATAACCTGTTCGCAACCTACAAGGGTCTGCCGCAGAAGGCCTTCGATCCGATCTTCTCTGGAACACTTGCGAGCCTTGGCCGCAAGGATGCCATCGGCACGATCGGCGGCAACCAACTGAAGCTGAAGGGAACACCGGCTACACTGATGAAGGAAGCGAGCAACGTGCGCTACCTCACGCATATTAACGGCCTGTTCTCGCTCGTCTATTAATAGCCATAGATACGTCAACAGCCTTC contains:
- the trpB gene encoding tryptophan synthase subunit beta; translated protein: MANEQVKAGYFGEFGGSFVPPELQEVLDYLGEQFLKYKDDPEFNEEFRYYAREYIGRENPLTYARQLTAKWGGAKVYLKREDLNHTGSHKINNVVGQILLAKRMGAKRVIAETGAGQHGVATATACAMFNMECVIYMGAEDTRRQALNVFRMELLGAKVVPVAKGQGRLKDAVDEAFADLVQNYKHTFYLLGSAVGPHPFPTMVRHFQSIISEESKRQIIEKEGRLPDAVIACVGGGSNAIGAFAHYMDEPSVRLIGVEPDKAPTLTQGVPGELHGFRCLVLLDEQGNPQPTYSIAPGLDYPGVGPEHSQLKLSGRAEYAAVSNEEVLEAFQELSQTEGIIPALESSHALAYARKLAPSMGKDQIIIINLSGRGDKDVEEVFRMLRG
- a CDS encoding DUF1641 domain-containing protein; this translates as MSETLTQQPVNEASAGAARTELDVLDQLMKPEVQKSLTELVEHLPKLAEMVTIMTKAYDIAQTVATDKVLIGDFKNGLGEFVQPIADKAKGIAAVAVEAGDRAQAEQTTVGLFGLLKMLKDPNVQNTLRYAQAFLAVLGERQQQR
- a CDS encoding NAD(P)/FAD-dependent oxidoreductase codes for the protein MSKHIVILGGGYGGLLTALTARKHLSEQEAQITVINKIPSHQIVTELHRLAVGGLDERNVALPLNKLLKGKSINLVIDTVQSIDLKSKQVRLAGGSTTSYDNLVIALGSETAFFGIPGLQEYSLTLKSVEDANRVRAHVEARIDAYAASKNPADANIVIGGGGLSGIELIGELVDKLPKVCAEKGVDFNEISLYCVEAAPSILAGFAPDLVERAKESLEKRGVKFLIGIAVTEVQGSKVLLKDGSSIETNTLVWTGGVTGNPLVAESGVEVNRGRATVNEFLQSTSHPEVYLAGDSAVVFGPEGRPYPPSAQVAWQMGEAVGYNLFATYKGLPQKAFDPIFSGTLASLGRKDAIGTIGGNQLKLKGTPATLMKEASNVRYLTHINGLFSLVY